The Deinococcus arcticus genome has a window encoding:
- a CDS encoding type II toxin-antitoxin system PemK/MazF family toxin gives MKRGDVYMVNFDPGVPGEPARTRPAVLLTNDLANETLPHVVVAPVTSNVQRVYPFDVVLDAGSCGLPETSRVQLNSVRGLNRGRLGRFVGHLTPAQVKDVDTKLKTHLGLL, from the coding sequence GTGAAACGCGGTGACGTGTATATGGTGAACTTTGACCCCGGTGTGCCCGGCGAGCCCGCCCGCACACGCCCCGCTGTCCTGCTGACCAACGATCTGGCGAACGAGACCTTGCCACATGTGGTGGTTGCTCCGGTCACGAGCAACGTGCAGCGGGTCTACCCATTTGATGTTGTTCTGGACGCCGGGTCGTGCGGGTTACCAGAAACCAGCCGGGTGCAATTGAACTCCGTGCGTGGGTTAAATCGGGGTCGGCTGGGACGGTTCGTAGGTCATCTGACCCCGGCGCAGGTGAAAGACGTGGACACGAAGCTGAAGACGCATCTGGGCCTGCTGTGA
- a CDS encoding metallophosphoesterase: MTTVTRRRVLRALGGGGLGLLAAGGLGTAQAYRFGVTRHTRTLPGLEAPLRVAFLTDLHYGLYIGAGSVRAWVEATNRERPDVVLLGGDQLDSRMDEPPEALLAELARLRAPLGVYGVWGNHDYGSFGFYGGRQYGPARGDWQGTRAQLEAAFANAGVTMLRNAGRPLRDDLYVGGVDDLWHGQPDVRAALAEAGKRATLLVMHNPDLLPELPGRVGLTLCGHTHGGQVRLPFAGAVMVPSRYGQRFAMGWVEGAQGTPAYVSRGLGLSGIPFRNLCEPEVAVMELRPSGEVTPGQ; the protein is encoded by the coding sequence ATGACAACCGTGACCCGCCGCCGGGTCCTGCGCGCCCTGGGCGGCGGCGGGCTGGGCCTGCTGGCCGCCGGTGGGCTGGGCACCGCGCAGGCCTACCGCTTTGGCGTGACCCGCCACACCCGCACGCTGCCAGGCCTGGAAGCGCCGCTGCGCGTGGCCTTTCTGACAGACCTGCACTACGGCCTGTACATCGGCGCCGGCAGCGTGCGGGCCTGGGTGGAGGCCACGAACCGCGAGCGCCCGGATGTGGTGCTGCTGGGTGGGGATCAACTCGACAGCCGGATGGATGAGCCGCCGGAAGCCCTGCTGGCCGAGCTGGCCCGCCTGCGCGCCCCGCTGGGCGTGTACGGTGTGTGGGGCAACCACGATTACGGGAGCTTTGGCTTCTACGGCGGGCGGCAGTACGGCCCGGCGCGGGGGGACTGGCAGGGCACACGCGCTCAGCTGGAAGCGGCTTTTGCCAACGCTGGCGTCACGATGCTGCGTAACGCAGGCCGCCCTCTGCGAGACGACCTGTATGTGGGCGGCGTGGACGACCTGTGGCACGGCCAGCCGGATGTGCGGGCAGCCCTGGCCGAGGCCGGAAAGAGGGCCACGCTGCTGGTCATGCACAACCCCGACCTGCTGCCCGAGTTGCCGGGGCGGGTGGGCCTAACCCTGTGCGGGCACACGCACGGCGGTCAGGTGCGGCTGCCATTCGCGGGTGCTGTCATGGTGCCCAGCCGCTATGGCCAGCGGTTTGCCATGGGCTGGGTGGAGGGCGCGCAGGGCACCCCTGCTTATGTCAGCCGGGGCCTGGGCCTCAGCGGCATTCCGTTTCGCAACCTGTGCGAGCCAGAAGTGGCAGTGATGGAGTTGCGGCCCAGTGGAGAGGTGACGCCAGGCCAGTGA
- a CDS encoding metallophosphoesterase translates to MSRQVLVIPDLHGRPDLLRAALERFPDAHYVGLGDAIDRGPRSLATVDKLLELHQAGRATLLMGNHERMMQEGLKWYRLYEGTHNLGDYRKAMEGYQWWMRAGGETVRAELGGLTLEKFPPLLEAYLKVLRRVIYVTADGQIHGEVPPHPSVLIAHAAPPVKHPQHENPLSAALWLRPYEGPFALPPGVTYSLHGHTPVPTPCRLSRHLYLDLGAYETGRLAVAEVNVHGLPQVTVLCGRGEPHRGRRYAQFGEPIPVTPVDLPGAPRR, encoded by the coding sequence ATGAGCCGTCAGGTACTGGTGATTCCCGATCTGCACGGGCGCCCGGACCTGCTGCGCGCCGCGCTGGAGCGCTTTCCCGACGCGCATTACGTGGGCCTGGGCGACGCCATTGACCGGGGGCCGCGCAGCCTGGCCACGGTGGACAAGCTGCTGGAACTGCACCAGGCGGGCCGCGCGACCCTCCTGATGGGCAACCACGAGCGCATGATGCAAGAGGGCCTGAAGTGGTACCGCCTGTACGAGGGCACGCACAACCTGGGCGATTACCGCAAGGCCATGGAAGGCTACCAGTGGTGGATGCGCGCCGGGGGCGAGACGGTACGCGCTGAACTGGGCGGCCTGACGCTGGAGAAATTTCCGCCGCTGCTGGAAGCGTACCTGAAGGTGCTGCGCCGGGTGATCTATGTCACCGCCGACGGCCAGATTCACGGCGAGGTGCCCCCACACCCCAGCGTGCTCATTGCCCACGCCGCGCCGCCCGTCAAGCACCCGCAGCACGAGAACCCGCTGTCGGCGGCGCTGTGGCTGCGGCCCTACGAGGGGCCCTTTGCGCTGCCCCCGGGCGTGACCTACTCACTGCACGGGCATACCCCGGTGCCCACACCCTGCCGCCTGAGCCGCCACCTCTACCTGGACCTGGGCGCCTACGAGACCGGGCGGCTGGCGGTGGCCGAAGTCAACGTGCATGGCCTGCCCCAGGTGACGGTGCTGTGCGGGCGGGGCGAGCCGCACCGGGGGCGGCGCTACGCCCAGTTTGGCGAACCCATTCCCGTGACCCCGGTGGATCTGCCCGGCGCCCCCAGGCGCTAG
- a CDS encoding SRPBCC domain-containing protein, which produces MQLQESGEFQVRASPAVVWAFVTRPEQVARCLPEVQDIRAHADHAEARVPVRAGLLRGNLGLRLEVQPDDPAQRVGVRVQGAGLGSTLTLQAGATLGDNGDGTTTLRWQGEVQVRGPLASVGGGRLESRARALIERTFGNLQTQLNAAGDTLA; this is translated from the coding sequence ATGCAGCTTCAGGAATCCGGAGAGTTTCAGGTCAGGGCCTCGCCCGCCGTGGTGTGGGCCTTTGTCACGCGCCCCGAGCAGGTGGCGCGCTGTCTGCCCGAGGTGCAGGACATCCGCGCCCACGCGGACCACGCCGAGGCCCGCGTGCCGGTGCGCGCCGGGCTGCTGCGCGGCAACCTTGGGCTGCGCCTGGAGGTGCAGCCGGACGACCCGGCGCAGCGCGTGGGCGTCCGGGTGCAGGGCGCGGGGCTGGGCAGCACGCTGACCCTGCAGGCCGGGGCCACCCTGGGCGACAACGGCGACGGGACCACCACGCTGCGCTGGCAGGGCGAGGTGCAGGTGCGCGGGCCGCTGGCCTCGGTGGGCGGCGGCCGGCTGGAAAGCCGCGCCCGGGCCCTGATTGAGCGCACCTTCGGCAATCTGCAGACGCAGCTCAATGCCGCCGGGGACACCCTGGCCTGA
- a CDS encoding Vgb family protein, with the protein MTTTGPTRSTPVPARPPRPRHPGAALLLGTLLLACGSAPGGPGTPPGGQTGTLTLSVERLPVAGEPPQPGTLRLRATPPAGVSVTVEGAPPGLYLTPGPPAAEGSDTVVALNPQGQSGGPVTLRVTAPTGTARLSVPVLAQRRWRIPAATPYLAAAALPTPEGRLLLRAPANAEATLRHTLLRFDPAQGDWATLAFGLQGFEAITSHAARGAEVWAAVRGVTAAGSFLVRRSETGDLTRFLAGTPETLNHLTPTPDGRLWFLAYGQPRLLALDPGTGAVSSLPTDGVPETLVALDSATLAYTRRGAAPAVVTVHVPSGAARTFAVGTANVSVPDLLTPAPDGTLWFAETRTGAVSNLDPRTGAARTLTLPAGTRPGALAVAPDGTLWVADPTRGTLLRVAPGASTGALVALPPGTPAGPRALTVTPDGVVWFETGGQWVRMSG; encoded by the coding sequence ATGACCACCACGGGCCCCACGCGATCCACCCCTGTGCCTGCCCGGCCGCCGCGCCCCCGGCACCCGGGCGCCGCGCTGCTGCTGGGCACCCTGCTGCTGGCCTGCGGCAGTGCCCCGGGCGGCCCCGGCACGCCGCCCGGGGGCCAGACGGGCACGCTGACGCTCAGCGTGGAGCGCCTGCCTGTGGCGGGTGAGCCCCCGCAGCCCGGCACGCTGCGCCTGCGCGCCACCCCGCCCGCCGGGGTGAGCGTGACGGTGGAAGGCGCGCCCCCTGGCCTGTACCTGACCCCGGGCCCCCCGGCCGCCGAGGGCAGCGATACGGTGGTGGCCCTGAACCCCCAGGGCCAGAGTGGCGGCCCCGTGACCCTGCGGGTGACGGCCCCGACCGGCACCGCCCGCCTGAGCGTGCCCGTGCTGGCGCAGCGGCGCTGGCGCATTCCAGCGGCGACCCCGTATCTAGCGGCGGCCGCGTTGCCCACGCCCGAGGGCCGCCTGCTGCTGCGGGCCCCCGCCAACGCCGAGGCCACGCTGCGCCACACGCTGCTGCGGTTTGACCCGGCCCAGGGCGACTGGGCCACCCTGGCCTTCGGGCTGCAGGGCTTCGAGGCCATCACCAGCCACGCGGCGCGCGGCGCAGAGGTCTGGGCCGCCGTGCGCGGCGTGACGGCGGCGGGCAGCTTTCTGGTGCGCCGCAGCGAGACGGGCGACCTGACCCGCTTTCTGGCCGGCACCCCGGAGACCCTCAACCACCTGACCCCCACCCCGGACGGGCGGCTGTGGTTCCTGGCCTACGGGCAGCCCCGGCTGCTGGCCCTGGACCCAGGCACCGGCGCCGTGAGCAGCCTGCCCACCGACGGCGTGCCCGAGACGCTGGTGGCCCTGGACAGCGCCACGCTGGCCTATACCCGCCGGGGCGCTGCGCCGGCCGTGGTGACCGTGCATGTCCCCAGCGGCGCGGCGAGGACCTTCGCGGTAGGCACCGCCAACGTGAGCGTGCCGGACCTGCTGACCCCGGCCCCAGACGGCACCCTGTGGTTTGCCGAGACGCGTACGGGCGCTGTGAGCAACCTGGACCCCCGCACCGGCGCGGCGCGCACCCTGACCCTGCCCGCCGGCACGCGCCCGGGCGCCCTGGCCGTGGCCCCGGACGGCACCCTGTGGGTGGCCGATCCCACCCGGGGCACCCTGCTGCGCGTGGCCCCTGGCGCCAGCACCGGCGCGCTGGTGGCCCTGCCCCCCGGCACGCCGGCTGGCCCCCGCGCCCTGACGGTCACCCCCGACGGCGTGGTGTGGTTCGAGACGGGCGGGCAGTGGGTGAGGATGAGTGGGTGA
- a CDS encoding ABC transporter permease subunit, translating to MPNALLIAELSLREAARKRLVTVLLLLSAAFLGFFLYGVYRLDLTLDERAAAAGLDGRSLTGASNLPVMYSAMFGMYLVYFLGSLMSVLSTVGAVSGDIENGVMQSVLARPVRRAELVLGRWLGFAAVNVLYVALLSAGLLGGVYLLTGYLPPATVPAVALLLLTVALLTALTVLGSTLFTTLANGIGVFVLYGVGFTGGILTAIGGLADTPILGTLGRVANIVMPTNALWLGASYHLQPQVARDLGEVTRGANPFFGTTPADPALVVWAAVLAALAVAGAMWRLSRRDL from the coding sequence ATGCCTAACGCCCTGCTGATTGCCGAACTCTCGCTGCGCGAGGCCGCCCGCAAGCGGCTGGTCACGGTGCTGCTGCTGCTGTCGGCCGCCTTTCTGGGCTTTTTCCTGTATGGCGTCTACCGCCTGGATCTCACGCTGGATGAGCGGGCAGCGGCGGCGGGCCTGGACGGGCGCAGCCTGACGGGCGCCTCGAATCTGCCGGTCATGTACTCGGCCATGTTCGGCATGTATCTGGTGTATTTCCTGGGCTCGCTGATGTCGGTGCTCTCCACGGTGGGGGCAGTCAGCGGCGACATCGAAAACGGCGTGATGCAGAGCGTGCTGGCCCGCCCCGTGCGCCGCGCCGAACTGGTGCTGGGGCGCTGGCTGGGCTTTGCGGCTGTGAACGTGCTGTATGTGGCCCTGCTGTCGGCCGGGCTGCTGGGCGGCGTGTACCTGCTGACCGGCTACCTGCCGCCCGCCACCGTGCCCGCTGTGGCGCTGCTGCTGCTGACTGTGGCGCTGCTGACCGCCCTGACCGTGCTGGGCAGCACCCTCTTTACCACCCTGGCCAACGGCATTGGCGTATTCGTGCTGTACGGCGTGGGCTTTACTGGCGGGATTCTCACGGCCATTGGCGGCCTGGCCGACACCCCGATTCTGGGCACCCTGGGCCGGGTGGCCAACATTGTCATGCCCACCAACGCCCTGTGGCTGGGGGCCAGCTATCACCTGCAGCCCCAGGTGGCCCGCGACCTGGGCGAGGTCACGCGCGGCGCCAATCCCTTTTTCGGCACCACGCCCGCTGACCCGGCCCTGGTGGTCTGGGCGGCCGTGCTGGCGGCCCTGGCAGTGGCCGGGGCCATGTGGCGCCTGAGCCGCCGGGACCTGTAG
- a CDS encoding ABC transporter ATP-binding protein: MLTRVNAIETQDLRKVYRGRAVVDGLNLTVPQGEVFGFLGPNGAGKSTTVKMLLGLVHPSGGAARVLGGSPQDPRVRARLGFLPEQFRFQTWMTGEEFLRFHGRLAGVGAGDLRGRIPEVLELVGLSGRGRETLSGYSKGMLQRAGLAGAILARPRLVFLDEPTSALDPIGRIEVREIIERLRAEGVAVFLNSHLLSEVEQVCDRVAFVKAGRVLTQGTMRELMGGVLPVDLRLSHLPPGLLDTLAGLGEVRRSDLNTPGRADVELWLAREDTLPAVARAVHAAGADLYALSPRRPDLETMFLDLIEDTPERTRAGTGAPHA; this comes from the coding sequence ATGCTGACAAGGGTGAATGCCATAGAAACGCAGGACCTGCGCAAGGTCTACCGGGGCCGGGCGGTGGTGGACGGCCTGAATCTGACGGTGCCGCAGGGCGAGGTGTTCGGGTTTCTGGGCCCCAACGGCGCCGGCAAAAGCACCACGGTCAAGATGCTGCTGGGGCTGGTGCATCCCAGTGGGGGCGCGGCGCGCGTGCTGGGCGGCAGTCCCCAGGACCCGCGCGTCCGCGCCCGGCTGGGCTTTCTGCCCGAACAGTTCCGCTTTCAGACCTGGATGACCGGCGAGGAATTTCTGCGTTTTCATGGGCGCCTGGCCGGCGTGGGCGCCGGTGACCTGCGCGGGCGCATTCCCGAGGTGCTGGAACTGGTGGGCCTCTCGGGGCGTGGGCGCGAGACGCTAAGCGGCTACAGCAAGGGCATGCTGCAGCGCGCGGGGCTGGCCGGGGCCATTCTGGCGCGCCCCCGGCTGGTGTTTCTGGACGAGCCCACCAGCGCCCTGGACCCCATCGGCCGCATTGAGGTGCGCGAGATTATCGAGCGGCTGCGCGCCGAGGGCGTGGCGGTGTTTCTGAATTCGCACCTGCTTTCAGAGGTGGAACAGGTGTGTGACCGGGTGGCGTTCGTGAAGGCGGGCCGGGTGCTGACCCAGGGCACCATGCGCGAACTCATGGGCGGCGTGCTGCCGGTGGACCTGCGGCTCTCGCACCTGCCGCCGGGGCTGCTGGACACCCTGGCCGGGCTGGGCGAGGTGCGCCGCAGCGACCTGAACACCCCCGGGCGCGCCGACGTGGAACTGTGGCTGGCGCGCGAGGACACCCTGCCCGCCGTGGCCCGCGCGGTGCACGCGGCCGGCGCCGATCTGTATGCCCTGAGCCCCCGCCGCCCGGACCTGGAAACCATGTTCCTGGACCTGATTGAAGACACCCCCGAGCGCACCCGCGCCGGGACCGGAGCCCCCCATGCCTAA
- a CDS encoding GGDEF domain-containing protein — translation MSAPCAPQSPQALPPGTPAPLLARVQAAPGGEARALALVDLARAVRDLSLDAALDLGERALDEALRADSPRAAVLALVGLGFVSASLGQPTRALDAVTRAQALMQDHGLHDLRSAVVNVRALTRVISGNLPGADQDLRSALALARENGCPLDHGHALGNLAWVANLRGDAKGALHHLNLLEEHVHDQSDEPLRASLTLSLHENRAHAYVVLAREAGRLGRPEAVQQATQQGLMVLRAAGAALQATPHPTTALLCGAHRAALRLLCGDLDGALQAAHETQALNTELQQRLYLEPLLCLPEVLAARGETARALAGYTEALDEVRAQGRHRDTQRILRRLSELHEARGDLEAALQATRAALAEAQAAQDQISEDAQRHLNVELRQAQADASSWQDRLRCAEVEARQDPLTGVLNRRGLEEGLRALQDGGGPGWSLLAALFVDIDHFKSVNDRFSHAHGDRVLQAVAGLLSGTVRAGTLLGRYGGEEFVLVAPIRAPGQAHDLAERCRRAIEAHDWSGLLPGVGLSASVGYAVERPGRLSLALQAADDHLYRAKAAGRNRVHPPA, via the coding sequence ATGTCTGCTCCCTGCGCCCCCCAGTCTCCCCAGGCGCTGCCCCCCGGAACGCCCGCGCCCCTGCTGGCGCGGGTGCAGGCGGCGCCGGGCGGCGAGGCGCGCGCCCTGGCCCTGGTGGACCTGGCGCGCGCGGTGCGCGACCTGAGCCTGGACGCGGCGCTGGATCTGGGCGAGCGGGCCCTGGACGAAGCGCTGCGCGCCGACTCGCCCCGGGCCGCCGTGCTGGCGCTGGTGGGGCTGGGCTTCGTGAGTGCCAGCCTTGGGCAGCCCACGCGGGCCCTGGACGCCGTGACGCGCGCGCAGGCCCTGATGCAGGACCACGGCCTGCATGACCTGCGCTCGGCGGTGGTCAACGTGCGCGCGCTGACCCGCGTGATCAGTGGCAACCTGCCCGGCGCCGACCAGGACCTGCGCTCGGCGCTGGCGCTGGCCCGGGAGAACGGCTGCCCGCTGGACCACGGGCACGCCCTGGGCAATCTGGCCTGGGTGGCCAACCTGCGCGGCGACGCCAAGGGCGCGCTGCACCACCTGAATCTGCTCGAAGAGCATGTGCATGACCAGAGCGACGAACCGCTGCGCGCCAGTCTGACCCTGAGCCTGCACGAGAACCGCGCCCACGCCTACGTGGTGCTGGCCCGCGAGGCCGGGCGCCTGGGCCGCCCCGAGGCGGTGCAGCAGGCCACGCAGCAGGGCCTGATGGTGCTGCGCGCCGCCGGCGCGGCGCTCCAGGCCACCCCCCACCCCACCACGGCCCTGCTGTGCGGCGCCCACCGCGCCGCGCTGCGCCTGCTGTGCGGCGATCTGGACGGCGCCCTGCAGGCGGCGCACGAGACCCAGGCCCTGAACACCGAGTTGCAGCAGCGCCTGTACCTGGAGCCCCTGCTGTGCCTGCCCGAGGTGCTGGCTGCGCGCGGCGAGACAGCGCGCGCCCTGGCCGGCTACACCGAGGCCCTGGATGAGGTGCGGGCCCAGGGCCGCCACCGGGACACCCAGCGCATTCTGCGGCGCCTGAGCGAACTGCACGAGGCGCGCGGCGACCTGGAAGCCGCCCTGCAGGCCACGCGCGCCGCCCTGGCCGAGGCCCAGGCGGCCCAGGACCAGATCAGCGAGGACGCCCAGCGGCACCTGAACGTGGAACTGCGTCAGGCCCAGGCCGACGCCAGTTCCTGGCAGGACCGCCTGCGCTGCGCCGAGGTGGAAGCCCGCCAGGACCCGTTGACCGGCGTGCTGAACCGGCGTGGCCTGGAAGAGGGCCTGCGCGCCCTGCAGGACGGGGGCGGCCCTGGCTGGAGCCTGCTGGCGGCCCTGTTCGTGGACATTGACCACTTCAAGAGCGTGAACGACCGCTTCTCGCACGCCCACGGGGACCGGGTGCTGCAGGCCGTGGCCGGGCTGCTGTCGGGCACCGTGCGCGCCGGCACGCTGCTGGGGCGCTACGGCGGCGAGGAATTTGTGCTGGTGGCGCCCATTCGCGCGCCGGGGCAGGCCCACGACCTCGCCGAGCGCTGCCGCCGCGCCATTGAAGCCCACGACTGGTCCGGCCTGCTGCCCGGCGTGGGCCTGAGCGCCAGCGTGGGCTACGCCGTGGAGCGCCCCGGGCGCCTGTCCCTGGCCCTGCAGGCCGCCGACGACCACCTGTACCGGGCCAAGGCGGCGGGGCGGAACAGGGTGCATCCGCCGGCGTGA
- a CDS encoding aldo/keto reductase family protein: protein MEYRKLGRSGLKVSEVALGGWETYGVNQDASAMVREIVLAAYEGGVNFFDQADVYARGRSEELMGAVLRELPRHTLVISSKVFWPMSDDVNDRGLSRKHVLESIDKTLKRLGTDYLDIYFAHRYDPDVPMDEIVMAFDQVIRDGKALYWGTSMWPAARIAQAVEFARANGLHAPVTEQPEYSMLRRERVEGDLLPYTEGAGVGLVVWSPLAMGLLTGKYDEGRPEGARLTEKENWGKNFLTDDNIQKVRDLKPIADDLGITRAQLALAWLLRQPGVSSVITGATKTSQIQDTVKAAGVRLSSDVLEQIEGILKR from the coding sequence ATGGAATACCGGAAGCTCGGCAGAAGTGGCCTGAAAGTCAGTGAAGTCGCCCTGGGCGGCTGGGAAACCTACGGGGTCAACCAGGACGCCTCTGCGATGGTGCGCGAGATCGTGCTGGCGGCCTACGAGGGCGGCGTGAACTTCTTTGATCAGGCCGACGTGTACGCCCGGGGCCGCAGCGAGGAGCTGATGGGCGCCGTGCTGCGCGAACTGCCCCGCCACACCCTGGTCATCTCCAGCAAGGTCTTCTGGCCCATGAGCGACGATGTGAACGACCGGGGGCTCTCGCGCAAGCATGTCCTGGAAAGCATTGACAAGACCCTGAAACGGCTGGGCACCGATTACCTGGATATCTACTTCGCTCACCGCTACGACCCCGACGTGCCCATGGACGAGATCGTGATGGCCTTTGATCAGGTCATCCGCGACGGCAAGGCGCTGTACTGGGGCACCTCCATGTGGCCAGCGGCGCGCATTGCCCAGGCGGTGGAATTCGCGCGGGCCAATGGCCTGCACGCCCCGGTCACCGAGCAGCCCGAATACTCCATGCTGCGCCGCGAGCGCGTGGAGGGCGACCTGCTGCCCTACACCGAGGGCGCGGGCGTGGGCCTGGTGGTCTGGAGCCCGCTGGCCATGGGCCTCCTGACCGGCAAGTACGACGAGGGCCGGCCCGAGGGCGCCCGCCTGACCGAGAAGGAAAACTGGGGCAAGAACTTCCTGACCGATGACAACATTCAGAAGGTGCGCGACCTGAAGCCCATTGCCGACGACCTGGGTATCACCCGCGCCCAGCTGGCCCTGGCCTGGCTGCTCCGCCAGCCCGGCGTGAGCAGCGTGATTACCGGCGCCACCAAAACCAGCCAGATTCAGGACACCGTCAAAGCCGCCGGCGTGCGCCTGAGCAGTGACGTTCTGGAACAGATTGAAGGCATCCTGAAGCGCTGA
- a CDS encoding dihydrofolate reductase family protein, producing the protein MTSFHVFIATSLDGFIARPDGRLDWLPGALPDGPPAPEGEDYGFDAFMAEIDVVVMGRATFETVQALDPWPYSARMVVLSRTLTNEAIPARLRPEVTVHPGPVDTLVAELRAQGTGGVYVDGGQTVQAFLRAGLMDTLVITQVPVLLGTGLSLFGPLTQDVWFEHLETRSFPSGLVQSRYRARR; encoded by the coding sequence ATGACCTCCTTTCATGTGTTCATTGCGACCAGCCTGGATGGTTTTATCGCGCGGCCCGACGGTCGCCTGGACTGGTTGCCGGGGGCCCTGCCGGACGGCCCGCCTGCACCCGAGGGCGAGGACTACGGCTTTGACGCCTTCATGGCTGAAATTGACGTGGTGGTGATGGGCCGCGCCACGTTTGAGACTGTGCAGGCGCTTGACCCGTGGCCCTATTCAGCCCGCATGGTGGTGCTGAGCCGCACGCTGACGAACGAAGCCATTCCAGCCCGGCTGCGCCCGGAAGTCACGGTCCACCCCGGTCCGGTTGACACCCTGGTGGCTGAGCTGCGCGCGCAGGGAACAGGAGGCGTGTATGTGGACGGAGGCCAGACGGTCCAGGCTTTTTTGCGCGCCGGGCTGATGGACACCCTGGTGATCACCCAGGTGCCCGTGCTGCTGGGGACAGGGCTTTCGCTGTTCGGGCCGCTGACTCAGGATGTCTGGTTCGAGCACCTGGAAACACGCAGCTTTCCATCCGGGCTGGTGCAAAGCCGTTACCGGGCGCGCCGATGA
- a CDS encoding GGDEF domain-containing protein, translating to MSLSSPVPPPLLGRIGRVKGWALRLMFGGGSALALLTLLLPAPAAPNLQAGQWLFLLTAVVGLGTVALTSQRPGVLRSERFDTLFMVLGNVCALTSALGEALLFGTTYSEHVALWPMVFAAGFLGRRLLRVQAALMPPLLALTVYARSLIVGGNERWWIEALVLAVPVVVTGLIIGFFRAAAEDEAEELTQQVGTDPLTGLANRRALYAEFGRLVGQLPAGHRVAVVMLDLDHFKLVNDRYGHRVGDEVLRCFAGVLRDHAHPHDLLVRVGGEEFVWVTAGPEVDPLLSRVEQARAAHAAHPQARAVTVSAGLVCHDAGEALSAAHLDDLLGRADAALYAAKAAGRNRLHQHDVGALMKTG from the coding sequence ATGAGCCTGTCCAGTCCGGTGCCGCCACCCCTGCTGGGGCGCATTGGGCGGGTCAAGGGGTGGGCGCTGCGCCTGATGTTCGGGGGCGGCAGCGCGCTGGCCCTGCTGACCCTGCTGCTGCCGGCCCCGGCGGCCCCCAACCTGCAGGCGGGCCAGTGGCTGTTTCTGCTGACGGCGGTGGTGGGGCTGGGCACAGTGGCCCTGACCTCGCAGCGGCCCGGGGTGCTGCGCAGCGAGCGCTTCGACACGCTGTTCATGGTGCTGGGCAACGTGTGCGCCCTGACCTCGGCGCTGGGTGAGGCGCTGCTGTTCGGCACCACCTACAGCGAACACGTGGCCCTGTGGCCCATGGTGTTTGCCGCCGGCTTTCTGGGGCGGCGCCTGCTGCGGGTGCAGGCGGCCCTGATGCCGCCGCTGCTGGCCCTGACCGTGTACGCCCGCAGCCTGATTGTGGGCGGCAACGAACGCTGGTGGATCGAGGCGCTGGTGCTGGCGGTGCCGGTGGTGGTCACGGGGCTGATCATCGGATTTTTCCGTGCCGCCGCCGAGGACGAGGCGGAAGAACTGACGCAGCAGGTGGGCACCGATCCGCTGACCGGGCTGGCCAACCGCCGCGCCCTGTACGCCGAATTTGGGCGGCTGGTCGGGCAGTTACCCGCCGGACACCGGGTGGCGGTGGTGATGCTGGACCTGGACCATTTCAAGCTGGTCAACGACCGCTACGGGCACCGCGTGGGCGACGAGGTGCTGCGCTGCTTTGCCGGGGTGCTGCGAGACCACGCCCACCCACACGATCTGCTGGTGCGGGTGGGCGGTGAGGAGTTCGTGTGGGTCACGGCCGGACCCGAGGTGGACCCGCTGCTCAGCCGGGTGGAGCAGGCGCGCGCTGCGCACGCGGCCCACCCGCAGGCGCGGGCTGTCACCGTCAGCGCGGGCCTGGTCTGCCACGACGCCGGCGAAGCCCTGAGCGCCGCGCACCTGGACGACCTGCTGGGCCGGGCCGACGCCGCGCTGTACGCCGCCAAAGCCGCCGGCCGCAATCGCCTGCACCAGCATGATGTGGGCGCCCTGATGAAGACCGGCTGA
- a CDS encoding glyoxalase — translation MTLITGLDHVLLEAPAGCEPAARAFYGGVLGLSEVPKPTALQARGGVWFALPDGRQMHIGVTPDFAPRLKGHPALRCSDLAAFSACCAAHRVSTRPDQEGGVPRLFLHDPFGNRLEVVQG, via the coding sequence GTGACGCTCATCACCGGACTGGATCACGTGCTGCTGGAAGCGCCTGCGGGCTGCGAGCCGGCGGCACGTGCGTTTTACGGCGGCGTTCTGGGGCTCAGTGAGGTGCCCAAGCCCACTGCCCTTCAGGCCCGGGGCGGGGTGTGGTTTGCCCTGCCGGACGGCCGCCAGATGCACATCGGCGTGACGCCTGATTTCGCGCCTCGCCTCAAGGGGCACCCAGCGCTGCGGTGCAGTGACCTCGCGGCTTTCAGCGCCTGCTGCGCCGCCCACCGCGTCTCCACCCGCCCCGACCAGGAAGGCGGGGTGCCGCGCCTGTTCCTGCACGATCCATTCGGCAACCGGCTGGAAGTGGTGCAGGGCTGA